The following coding sequences lie in one Klebsiella huaxiensis genomic window:
- a CDS encoding sensor histidine kinase — protein sequence MKRLSLFPRSLRQLVTLSFVLILLPLLVLAWQAWQSLNALSAQAAHINRTTLIDARRSEAMINAALEMERSYRQYCVLDDPTLARVYQNQRKRYSEMLDAHAGVLPDEKIWQALRQDLDDLAELQCKNSGPTAKSAASLEAFAAANSDMVQATRTVVYSRGQQLQQEIAERGQFFGWQALVLFLLSLALVLLFTRMIIGPVKGIQRMINRLGEGKSLDDTAMFTGPRELRSVGKRIIWLSERLAWLESQRHQFLRHLSHELKTPLASMREGTELLADRVAGPLTPEQQEIVEILDSSSRNLQKLIEQLLDYNRQQADGPVARETVNLAELVNNVVSAHSLPARAKMMQTDLTLTQRFCLAEPELLVSVLDNLYSNAVHYGAESGNIQIHSYRHGEQVCIDVINNGEPIPPAEKQMIFEPFYQGSHQRKGAVKGSGLGLSIARDCVRQMQGELSLVDDKSGLICFRITLPAAEPGKNNA from the coding sequence TTGAAGCGACTCTCCCTGTTCCCCCGTTCACTGCGCCAACTGGTCACGCTCTCCTTTGTGCTGATCCTGCTCCCGCTATTGGTTCTGGCCTGGCAGGCGTGGCAAAGCCTTAACGCGCTGAGCGCGCAGGCGGCGCATATCAATCGCACCACTCTTATCGACGCCCGGCGCAGCGAGGCGATGATCAATGCTGCGCTGGAGATGGAGCGCAGCTACCGGCAGTATTGCGTGCTGGATGATCCAACCCTGGCGCGGGTCTATCAAAATCAGCGTAAGCGCTACAGTGAAATGCTTGATGCTCACGCGGGTGTCCTGCCGGATGAAAAAATCTGGCAGGCGCTACGTCAGGATCTCGACGATCTGGCGGAACTCCAGTGCAAAAATAGCGGTCCGACGGCGAAATCTGCCGCCAGCCTGGAAGCTTTTGCCGCTGCCAATAGCGATATGGTCCAGGCGACCCGAACGGTGGTCTACTCTCGCGGGCAGCAGCTACAACAGGAGATTGCCGAACGCGGCCAGTTCTTCGGCTGGCAGGCGCTGGTTCTGTTTCTGCTCAGCCTGGCGCTGGTACTGCTTTTCACCCGCATGATTATCGGCCCGGTGAAAGGTATTCAGAGAATGATTAATCGGCTGGGTGAAGGAAAATCGCTGGATGATACCGCGATGTTTACCGGCCCGCGAGAGCTGCGATCCGTCGGCAAACGCATTATCTGGCTGAGCGAACGTCTCGCCTGGCTGGAATCCCAGCGTCATCAGTTTTTGCGCCATCTTTCCCATGAGCTGAAAACGCCGCTGGCCAGCATGCGTGAAGGGACGGAACTGCTCGCTGACCGCGTGGCCGGGCCGCTAACGCCCGAACAGCAGGAGATCGTGGAGATTCTTGATAGTAGCAGCCGCAATCTACAAAAGCTGATTGAACAACTGCTGGATTACAACCGGCAGCAGGCCGATGGCCCGGTTGCACGCGAGACGGTCAATCTCGCTGAGCTGGTGAACAATGTGGTTTCCGCCCATAGCCTGCCGGCAAGAGCTAAAATGATGCAAACCGACTTGACGCTCACCCAGCGCTTTTGCCTGGCGGAGCCCGAACTTCTGGTGAGCGTTCTGGACAATCTCTACTCCAATGCGGTGCACTATGGTGCTGAATCCGGTAACATTCAAATTCATAGCTATCGGCACGGCGAGCAGGTGTGCATTGACGTTATCAATAATGGCGAGCCGATCCCGCCTGCGGAAAAACAGATGATTTTCGAGCCTTTTTATCAGGGAAGCCACCAGCGTAAAGGGGCGGTAAAAGGCAGCGGTCTGGGGCTAAGCATCGCTCGTGACTGTGTACGGCAAATGCAGGGCGAGCTGAGCCTGGTTGATGATAAATCTGGGCTTATCTGTTTTCGTATCACGCTGCCCGCCGCTGAGCCTGGAAAAAACAACGCATAA
- the qseG gene encoding two-component system QseEF-associated lipoprotein QseG — protein MSHFFAFVRPLRGWLLSGISCLALAGCSASTSPQAADGKTLSALPQHQVADFLSVECADIWDLQNETSDKNPLYWLRGIDCADRLAPAQARAEAKLHNDDSWQDAFKRGILLADAKITPDERRALVNSLDTFSPQIAVQVRPLYQLWREGQGRQLQLVDERSRYAKLQQSSDAELEALHQQALELRSQLELTTRKLENLTDIERQLSSRKPGGNFSSDAGHGSEKVPEVIHDDP, from the coding sequence ATGTCCCACTTCTTCGCATTTGTCCGTCCTCTTAGGGGATGGCTGCTGTCAGGTATTTCTTGCCTGGCGCTGGCGGGATGTTCCGCCTCCACATCACCACAGGCCGCGGATGGTAAAACGCTCTCCGCGCTGCCGCAGCATCAGGTCGCCGATTTTCTCTCGGTAGAGTGCGCCGACATCTGGGATCTGCAAAACGAGACCAGCGATAAAAACCCGCTCTACTGGTTGCGGGGGATCGATTGTGCAGATCGTCTGGCCCCGGCGCAGGCGCGTGCGGAAGCTAAGCTGCATAATGATGACAGCTGGCAGGATGCTTTTAAGCGCGGCATTTTGCTGGCGGATGCCAAAATTACGCCAGATGAACGCCGGGCGCTGGTGAATAGTCTGGATACTTTCAGCCCGCAAATCGCCGTGCAGGTACGCCCGCTTTATCAGCTCTGGCGCGAAGGCCAGGGCCGACAGCTTCAATTGGTTGATGAGCGTTCCCGCTACGCCAAATTGCAGCAATCCAGCGATGCCGAGCTTGAGGCGCTGCACCAGCAGGCGCTGGAGTTACGCAGCCAGCTTGAGCTCACCACTCGTAAGCTGGAAAACCTCACCGATATTGAGCGCCAGCTCTCCAGCCGTAAGCCTGGAGGCAATTTCAGTTCTGATGCCGGGCACGGCAGCGAGAAAGTCCCGGAGGTGATTCATGACGATCCGTAA
- the glrR gene encoding two-component system response regulator GlrR, translating to MTIRKPAHLLLVDDDPGLLKLLGMRLISEGYRVVTAESGPEALRILGRDKVDLVVSDLRMDEMDGLQLFSEIQKVQPGMPVIILTAHGSIPDAVAATQQGVFSFLTKPVDKDALYKAIDDALEQSAPTTDERWRQAIVTRSPLMERLLEQAGMVAQSDVSVLINGQSGTGKEIVAQAIHNASPRRDKPFIAINCGALPEQLLESELFGHARGAFTGAVSNREGLFQAAEGGTLFLDEIGDMPVALQVKLLRVLQERKVRPLGSNRDIDIDVRIISATHRDLPKAMARGEFREDLFYRLNVVNLKIPPLADRTEDIPLLANHLLRQSADRHKPFVRAFSTDAMKRLMAAKWPGNVRQLVNVIEQCVALTSSPVISDALVEQALEGENTALPTFVEARNQFELNYLRKLLQITKGNVTHAARMAGRNRTEFYKLLSRHELEANDFKE from the coding sequence ATGACGATCCGTAAACCCGCCCATCTGCTGCTCGTAGACGACGATCCGGGCTTGTTGAAGCTGCTGGGTATGCGTCTTATCAGCGAAGGGTATCGTGTGGTCACTGCCGAAAGCGGCCCGGAGGCGCTGCGCATTCTGGGGCGTGACAAAGTCGATCTGGTGGTCAGCGATCTGCGGATGGATGAGATGGACGGTTTACAGCTGTTCAGCGAAATCCAGAAGGTACAGCCGGGAATGCCGGTGATTATCCTGACCGCGCATGGCTCCATTCCGGATGCTGTTGCCGCGACGCAGCAGGGCGTATTTAGCTTTTTGACCAAACCGGTGGATAAAGACGCCCTGTATAAGGCCATCGATGACGCGCTGGAGCAAAGCGCGCCGACAACCGATGAGCGCTGGCGCCAGGCGATTGTTACCCGCAGCCCGCTGATGGAGCGGCTGCTGGAGCAGGCCGGAATGGTGGCGCAGTCGGACGTGAGCGTACTGATCAATGGGCAAAGCGGTACCGGGAAGGAGATTGTTGCTCAGGCAATCCATAACGCCAGCCCGCGCCGTGACAAACCCTTTATCGCCATTAACTGCGGCGCGTTACCCGAACAGCTGCTGGAATCGGAACTATTTGGTCACGCGCGCGGTGCCTTTACCGGTGCTGTTAGCAATCGCGAAGGTTTATTTCAGGCTGCCGAAGGCGGCACGCTGTTTCTTGATGAGATAGGCGATATGCCGGTGGCGCTACAGGTGAAACTGTTGCGCGTCCTGCAGGAGCGCAAAGTACGCCCGCTGGGCAGCAATCGCGATATTGATATTGATGTGCGGATTATCTCCGCTACCCACCGCGATCTGCCGAAAGCGATGGCCCGCGGTGAGTTTCGTGAAGATCTGTTTTATCGCCTGAACGTGGTGAATCTGAAAATTCCCCCGCTGGCCGATCGCACTGAAGATATCCCGCTGCTGGCTAATCATCTGCTGCGCCAGTCTGCCGATCGCCATAAACCGTTTGTTCGCGCTTTCTCCACGGATGCAATGAAGCGGCTGATGGCCGCCAAATGGCCAGGGAACGTACGCCAACTGGTGAACGTGATTGAGCAGTGCGTGGCGCTGACTTCCTCGCCGGTGATCAGCGATGCGCTGGTGGAGCAGGCGCTGGAGGGGGAAAATACCGCTCTGCCGACGTTTGTCGAGGCGCGTAATCAGTTTGAGCTGAACTACCTCCGCAAGCTGCTGCAAATCACCAAAGGCAACGTCACGCATGCGGCTCGGATGGCGGGGCGCAACCGTACCGAGTTTTATAAGCTGCTGTCGCGCCACGAGCTTGAAGCCAACGACTTTAAAGAGTAG
- the glnB gene encoding nitrogen regulatory protein P-II, protein MKKIDAIIKPFKLDDVREALAEVGITGMTVTEVKGFGRQKGHTELYRGAEYMVDFLPKVKIEIVVTDDIVDTCVDTIIRTAQTGKIGDGKIFVFDVARVIRIRTGEEDDEAI, encoded by the coding sequence ATGAAAAAGATTGATGCGATTATTAAACCATTCAAACTGGATGACGTGCGTGAAGCGCTGGCCGAAGTCGGCATCACCGGGATGACGGTAACGGAAGTGAAAGGCTTTGGCCGTCAGAAGGGGCACACCGAGCTGTATCGCGGCGCGGAGTACATGGTGGATTTTCTGCCGAAAGTGAAAATCGAAATTGTTGTTACCGATGACATCGTCGATACCTGCGTCGATACCATTATCCGCACGGCCCAGACGGGCAAAATTGGCGATGGCAAAATCTTTGTCTTTGACGTTGCGCGCGTGATTCGTATTCGTACCGGTGAAGAAGACGACGAAGCGATTTAA
- the hmpA gene encoding NO-inducible flavohemoprotein, producing MLDAQTIATVKATIPLLVETGPKLTAHFYDRMFTHNPELKEIFNMSNQRNGDQREALFNAIAAYASNLENLPALLPAVEKIAQKHTSFQIQPEQYNIVGTHLLATLDEMFSPGQEVLDAWGKAYGVLANVFINREAQIYSESASKTGGWEGTRAFRIVKKTPRSALITSFEFEPVDGSAVAEYHPGQYLAVWLKPEGFPHQEIRQYSLTRKPDGKGYRIAVKRENGGQVSSWLHDCAKEGDVIYLAAPAGDFFLNVAVQTPVTLISGGVGQTPMLAMLDVLAKAQHPAQVNWFHAAENGDVHAFADEVSALGKTLPKFASHIWYRSPGEADRQAGVFNSEGLMDLSVLADKLSDPQMQFYLCGPVAFMQFAAKQLVELGVNSENIHYECFGPHKVL from the coding sequence ATGCTCGACGCTCAAACCATCGCAACGGTGAAAGCCACCATTCCCCTGCTGGTTGAAACCGGTCCAAAGCTGACCGCCCATTTTTACGATCGCATGTTTACGCATAACCCTGAACTCAAAGAAATTTTCAACATGAGTAACCAGCGCAATGGCGATCAGCGTGAAGCGCTGTTTAACGCGATTGCCGCCTATGCCAGTAATCTTGAGAACCTGCCCGCCCTGCTGCCAGCGGTCGAGAAAATCGCCCAGAAGCACACCAGCTTCCAGATCCAACCAGAGCAGTACAATATTGTCGGTACTCACCTGCTGGCCACCCTTGACGAGATGTTCAGCCCGGGCCAGGAAGTGCTGGATGCCTGGGGCAAGGCCTACGGTGTTCTGGCTAACGTCTTTATTAACCGTGAAGCACAAATCTACAGCGAAAGCGCCAGCAAAACCGGCGGCTGGGAAGGCACTCGCGCGTTCCGCATCGTGAAGAAAACTCCGCGCAGCGCACTCATCACCAGCTTTGAATTTGAACCCGTCGATGGCAGTGCCGTAGCTGAATATCATCCAGGCCAATATCTGGCGGTCTGGCTGAAGCCGGAAGGTTTTCCGCATCAGGAAATTCGCCAGTACTCTCTAACTCGTAAGCCCGATGGCAAAGGCTATCGTATCGCGGTTAAGCGTGAAAACGGCGGACAGGTTTCAAGCTGGCTGCATGATTGCGCCAAAGAAGGGGATGTGATTTATCTGGCGGCACCAGCAGGTGATTTCTTCCTCAACGTCGCTGTGCAAACACCGGTCACGCTGATCTCCGGTGGCGTAGGCCAAACGCCGATGCTGGCGATGCTGGATGTCCTGGCGAAAGCGCAGCATCCGGCGCAGGTTAACTGGTTCCATGCGGCAGAAAACGGCGACGTTCACGCCTTCGCTGACGAAGTTAGCGCGCTGGGCAAAACCCTACCGAAGTTTGCATCTCACATCTGGTACCGCAGTCCGGGCGAAGCGGACCGCCAGGCTGGCGTATTTAATAGCGAAGGATTGATGGATTTATCGGTACTGGCCGACAAGCTCAGCGACCCGCAGATGCAGTTTTATCTGTGCGGCCCGGTGGCGTTTATGCAGTTTGCCGCGAAGCAGTTGGTTGAGCTGGGCGTAAACAGCGAGAACATTCATTACGAGTGCTTCGGCCCGCATAAGGTGCTGTAA
- the glyA gene encoding serine hydroxymethyltransferase yields the protein MLKREMNIADYDAELWQAMEQEKVRQEEHIELIASENYTSPRVMQAQGSQLTNKYAEGYPGKRYYGGCEYVDIVEQLAIDRAKELFGADYANVQPHSGSQANFAVYTALLQPGDTVLGMNLAQGGHLTHGSPVNFSGKLYNIIPYGIDESGKIDYEDMAKQAQTHKPKMIIGGFSAYSGVVDWAKMREIADSIGAYLFVDMAHVAGLIAADVYPNPVPHAHVVTTTTHKTLAGPRGGLILAKGGSEELYKKLNSAVFPSAQGGPLMHVIAAKAVALKEAMEPEFKVYQQQVAKNAKAMVEVFLNRGYKVVSGGTENHLFLLDLVDKNLTGKEADAALGRANITVNKNSVPNDPKSPFVTSGIRIGSPAVTRRGFKEAEVKELAGWMCDVLDNINDEAVIERVKGKVLDICARFPVYA from the coding sequence ATGTTAAAGCGTGAAATGAACATTGCCGATTATGATGCCGAACTGTGGCAGGCTATGGAGCAGGAAAAAGTACGTCAGGAAGAGCACATCGAACTGATCGCCTCCGAGAACTACACCAGCCCGCGCGTTATGCAGGCACAGGGTTCTCAGCTGACCAACAAATACGCTGAAGGATATCCGGGCAAGCGCTACTACGGCGGCTGCGAATACGTTGATATCGTTGAGCAACTGGCTATCGACCGCGCAAAAGAGCTGTTCGGCGCCGACTACGCTAACGTTCAGCCGCACTCCGGTTCTCAGGCTAACTTCGCGGTCTACACCGCGCTGCTGCAACCGGGCGATACCGTTCTGGGTATGAACCTGGCGCAGGGTGGTCACCTGACTCACGGCTCCCCGGTTAACTTCTCCGGTAAACTGTACAACATCATCCCTTACGGCATCGATGAGTCCGGTAAAATTGACTATGAGGACATGGCGAAGCAGGCGCAAACCCACAAACCGAAGATGATTATCGGCGGCTTCTCCGCTTACTCCGGTGTGGTTGACTGGGCAAAAATGCGTGAAATCGCAGACAGCATTGGTGCATACCTGTTCGTTGATATGGCACACGTTGCCGGTCTTATTGCTGCTGACGTTTACCCGAACCCGGTTCCGCATGCTCACGTTGTCACCACGACTACCCACAAAACCCTGGCGGGTCCGCGCGGCGGCCTGATCCTGGCGAAAGGCGGTAGCGAAGAGCTGTACAAAAAACTGAACTCAGCCGTATTCCCAAGCGCTCAGGGCGGCCCGCTGATGCACGTCATCGCGGCGAAAGCCGTGGCGCTGAAAGAAGCGATGGAACCAGAGTTCAAAGTCTACCAGCAGCAGGTGGCGAAAAACGCCAAAGCGATGGTGGAAGTGTTCCTGAACCGTGGCTACAAAGTGGTTTCCGGCGGCACTGAAAACCACCTGTTCCTGCTGGATCTGGTCGACAAAAACCTGACCGGTAAGGAAGCTGACGCGGCGCTGGGTCGTGCCAACATCACCGTCAACAAAAACAGCGTACCGAACGATCCGAAAAGTCCGTTCGTGACGTCCGGTATCCGCATCGGTTCTCCGGCGGTCACTCGTCGCGGCTTTAAAGAAGCGGAAGTGAAAGAACTGGCCGGCTGGATGTGCGACGTGCTGGACAACATCAATGACGAAGCGGTCATTGAGCGCGTGAAGGGTAAAGTGCTGGATATCTGCGCACGCTTCCCGGTTTACGCATAA
- a CDS encoding DoxX family protein, with amino-acid sequence MNTLRYFDFGSSRSLLLLIARIAVVVLFILFGYPKLLGFSGTVQYMASSGAPMPTLAAIIAIIMEVPAAILIVLGFFTRPLAVLFIFYTLGTAVIGHHYWDMSGDAVLPNMINFWKNVSIAGAFLLLAITGPGAISLDRR; translated from the coding sequence ATGAACACACTACGCTATTTTGATTTTGGCTCTTCCCGCTCCCTGCTGCTGTTGATTGCCCGTATCGCGGTAGTGGTTCTGTTTATTCTTTTTGGCTACCCAAAACTGCTGGGCTTTAGCGGTACGGTGCAATATATGGCTTCATCCGGCGCGCCGATGCCGACGCTGGCGGCGATTATTGCCATCATAATGGAAGTCCCTGCGGCCATTTTGATTGTGCTGGGCTTTTTCACCCGACCGCTGGCGGTGCTGTTTATTTTTTATACCCTGGGCACGGCGGTTATTGGCCATCACTATTGGGATATGTCCGGCGATGCGGTACTGCCAAATATGATTAACTTCTGGAAAAACGTCAGTATTGCCGGAGCCTTCCTGCTACTGGCGATAACCGGACCCGGTGCTATTTCGCTCGATCGGCGTTAA
- a CDS encoding ROK family transcriptional regulator codes for MKACINNQQIRHYNKGVLLEYLYRKKRASKSTLARLAQISIPAVSNILQELEEEGRVVNVQDDRLSRGHSSGAWLIAPDGDWTLCMNITPTSIECQLGNACLSAKGDVEYHAIDAPTPQALLAAIEKCWHQFRKHWPNRKINLALAVHGQVDAGTGVSQTMPQAPWKQPVEMKYLLEEKLNVRVMVDNDCVMLALAEKWQNDGQYRDFCVINVDYGIGSSFVINDQVWRGSLYGSGQIGHTIINPDGVACDCGRYGCLETVASLSALKKQARMWLKTQPNLADNPEALTIDALIEKWQQGDSRLHTWVEDSANAIGLSLYNFLNILNINNILLYGRSCGFGEKWLNTIIKQTGFNPFDHRDAPRTRATQIGFGKLTRAQQLMGIGYLYVEEQLQTLR; via the coding sequence ATGAAAGCCTGTATTAACAATCAGCAGATTCGTCATTACAACAAGGGCGTACTACTGGAATATCTGTACCGCAAGAAACGGGCTAGTAAATCGACACTCGCGCGGCTGGCGCAAATCTCTATCCCTGCGGTCAGCAATATTCTCCAGGAGCTGGAGGAAGAAGGACGTGTCGTTAACGTCCAGGACGATCGTCTGTCGCGCGGGCATAGCAGCGGTGCCTGGCTTATCGCGCCCGACGGCGACTGGACATTGTGCATGAACATCACGCCAACCAGCATCGAGTGTCAGCTTGGCAACGCCTGCCTGAGCGCGAAAGGCGATGTGGAATACCATGCCATTGATGCCCCTACCCCCCAGGCATTGTTGGCTGCCATTGAGAAATGCTGGCATCAGTTCCGTAAGCATTGGCCAAATCGCAAAATCAACCTGGCGCTGGCGGTTCATGGACAGGTTGATGCGGGAACGGGAGTCTCACAAACGATGCCGCAGGCTCCCTGGAAGCAGCCCGTGGAGATGAAATATCTACTGGAAGAAAAGCTCAATGTGCGCGTCATGGTCGATAACGACTGCGTGATGCTAGCGCTGGCGGAAAAATGGCAAAACGACGGGCAGTACCGGGATTTTTGCGTGATCAACGTTGATTACGGTATTGGCTCCTCATTCGTTATCAACGACCAGGTCTGGCGCGGTAGCCTTTACGGCAGCGGACAAATCGGCCACACGATTATCAATCCTGATGGTGTGGCCTGCGACTGCGGGCGATACGGCTGCCTGGAGACCGTGGCTTCCCTTAGCGCATTGAAAAAGCAGGCAAGGATGTGGCTTAAAACACAGCCCAACCTCGCGGATAATCCGGAAGCGCTCACCATCGATGCTTTAATTGAAAAATGGCAGCAGGGTGATTCCCGGCTGCATACATGGGTTGAAGACTCGGCAAATGCCATCGGGCTTAGCCTCTACAACTTTCTCAATATATTAAATATAAACAATATCTTATTGTACGGTCGCAGTTGCGGCTTTGGCGAGAAGTGGCTAAATACCATCATCAAACAAACCGGTTTCAATCCGTTTGATCACCGTGATGCCCCGCGAACCCGCGCTACCCAAATCGGCTTTGGCAAGCTGACCCGCGCCCAGCAGCTGATGGGGATCGGTTATCTGTACGTTGAGGAGCAGTTACAAACGCTGCGTTAA